The DNA segment TGCTAGACCTGGTCGATCGCCTGATCGTTATCGATGCCGGCCGGGTCATTGCCGATGGTTCGAAGGAGCAAGTTCTTGAAGCCCTGAAACAGAGCCGTGGTGGTATCGCTGCCAAGTGAACGAAATAGAGAGTAGATTGGATCAAAGGGTGAATACTCAGTCTCAAAAAATAGAAGCAGGCATGCAGGCGGAACAACTGTCCTTCAAACCTGAAATGGCAGGTAACGGGGATAAGGATTTCATGGACGATAAAACTGTAGCGCTGCTGGTGCAGACACCCCGGGGTGGGCGCACCATACTATGGATGGTGTTTTTTATCTTCATTCTGGCCATCGTTTGGGCCAGCTGGGCTGAGCTGGATGAGGTGACAAGGGGGGTCGGTAAGGTAATCCCCTCCAGCCAGATCCAGGTCATTCAGAATCTAGAAGGGGGGATTCTTTCTGCTCTATATGTGCAGGCTGGCGACACCGTAGAGCAGGGACAGGTATTGATGCAGCTGGATGACACGCGTTTCTCCTCTTCCTTGAGGGAGACCCGGTTACAGTTCTGGGCACTGAAGGCAAAAGCCGCCAGGCTGCAGGCTGAGACCCATAATCAGGCATTCGAGGCACCTCCTGGTCTGGCTGGCAAATATCCAGCCCTGATAAACCAGGAACAGGGCCTGTTTAATTCACGCCAAAAAGAGTTACAGACCAATCGATCGATTCTGTCCAAGCAGGTTGAACAGATACGTCAGGAAATCAATGAACTCAATGTGAAAAGCGCAAGAGTGAAACGCAATCTGTCACTAGTCAATAAAGAGCTGAATCTATCCAAGCCATTATTGAAGGCTGGGGCAATATCTGAAGTCGAAATCCTACGCCTTGAAAAGGAGGTCAGTGAGCTGGAGGGGGAACTCGAGACAGCCAGTTTGACTATCCCGCGCATGAAATCCCGTCTTGAAGAGGCAGAGCAAAAGGTCTCTGAGATTTTAATTCGTTTTCAGAACGAGGCCCATGTGGAACTGAATGAGGTGCTTGCAGAACTCTCTCAGCTGCAGGAGACAAGCATAGCACTGGAAGATCGGGTAACCCGTACCGCGGTGCGTTCACCAGTCAAGGGTAAGGTCAAGCAGGTCATGATCAACACCCTGGGCGGTGTTATACAACCAGGTATGGAGTTGCTGGAAATAGTGCCTTTGGATGATTCCCTGCTGATTGAGGCGAAGGTCGGTCCAAAAGACATTGCGTTTCTCCACCCGGGTCAGAAGGCAATCGTAAAACTGACCGCCTATGACTTTGCCATCTATGGCGCTCTGACGGGTAAAGTTGAGCATATCAGTGCCGATACCATCAAGGAGGAGCACGAACAGGATAGTTACTATCTTGTACGGGTAAGAACGGACAAAACAGATCTGGGCACCCAGGAGAAGGCATTGCCGATCATTTCCGGTATGCAGGCAGAGGTCGATATTCTTACCGGGAAAAAGAGTGTCCTCGAGTATCTCTTCAAACCGTTATTGCGCGCTAAAGGCAGGGCATTGAGAGAACGATAAGGTGATGCAGTTATCGATCAATCCCAAAACC comes from the Candidatus Thiodiazotropha sp. CDECU1 genome and includes:
- a CDS encoding HlyD family type I secretion periplasmic adaptor subunit, whose translation is MNTQSQKIEAGMQAEQLSFKPEMAGNGDKDFMDDKTVALLVQTPRGGRTILWMVFFIFILAIVWASWAELDEVTRGVGKVIPSSQIQVIQNLEGGILSALYVQAGDTVEQGQVLMQLDDTRFSSSLRETRLQFWALKAKAARLQAETHNQAFEAPPGLAGKYPALINQEQGLFNSRQKELQTNRSILSKQVEQIRQEINELNVKSARVKRNLSLVNKELNLSKPLLKAGAISEVEILRLEKEVSELEGELETASLTIPRMKSRLEEAEQKVSEILIRFQNEAHVELNEVLAELSQLQETSIALEDRVTRTAVRSPVKGKVKQVMINTLGGVIQPGMELLEIVPLDDSLLIEAKVGPKDIAFLHPGQKAIVKLTAYDFAIYGALTGKVEHISADTIKEEHEQDSYYLVRVRTDKTDLGTQEKALPIISGMQAEVDILTGKKSVLEYLFKPLLRAKGRALRER